Proteins co-encoded in one Puntigrus tetrazona isolate hp1 chromosome 20, ASM1883169v1, whole genome shotgun sequence genomic window:
- the LOC122325397 gene encoding uncharacterized protein LOC122325397: protein MRKKFKITGQEEPIYHVKVIEDCKGRKNDLPVKVGETVSIIRTNNCPKGKWLAKDSSNKYGYVPVESVDLNINGIMELGKMTTASNRSNGNGLRDPEVTSTGSRTSEHYGMNHESFSEDSEEWTCDDDDPVFGSANETAHIGLNQSQDTPAQDPVHQDQSDSMYMNMPRKQEAIQKLSTFFMQPKTSSQPLPRNNSPIMPELTPEDPDSLNKEEVGLDGSDLQILPPPDLYADIVTGDPMPIYSKPIKLISK from the exons atgaggaaaaaatttaag ATCACAGGCCAGGAAGAGCCCATTTATCATGTTAAAGTGATTGAGGACTGTAAGGGCCGTAAAAACGACCTGCCGGTGAAGGTTGGAGAAACCGTGAGCATCATCCGCACTAACAACTGCCCTAAAGGAAAATGGCTGGCAAAGGACAGCAGCAACAAAT aCGGCTACGTCCCGGTGGAGAGTGTGGACTTGAACATCAATGGCATTATGGAGCTGGGGAAGATGACAACGGCATCTAACAGATCCAACGGCAACGGACTCAGAGACCCAGAGGTCACCAGTACAGGCAGCAG GACCTCGGAGCATTACGGCATGAACCATGAGAGCT tttcAGAGGACAGTGAGGAGTGGACATGTGATGATGATGACCCCGTGTTTGGCTCCGCTAATGAAACGGCGCACAT AGGGCTGAATCAATCACAAGACACACCAGCTCAAG ATCCTGTTCACCAAGACCAAAGTGATTCAATGTATATGAACATGCC AAGAAAACAGGAAGCGATTCAGAAACTCTCCACATTCTTTATGCAACCCAAGACGTCCTCTCAGCCTCTTCCACGAAACAACAGCCCAAT AATGCCAGAGCTCACACCAG AGGATCCTGACAGCTT aaataaagaGGAAGTCGGGTTAGATGGGTCAGACCTCCAGATCCTTCCTCCTCCGGACCTGTACGCCGACATCGTAACTGGAGACCCCATGCCTATTTACAGCAA GCCAATCAAACTCATCTCAAAATAG